A region of the Mesoterricola sediminis genome:
TGGATCGCCAACGGGGCCCTCGCCGCCCTCCTCCTCGTCGTGGTGTGGGGCGCGGTGAGCCTGGTCCACTACCTCTCCGCCATCCGCGCCGGCCAGTGGCTGGTCCTCCTCCGCGCCGGGGGCCTGACCCTCTCGCGGGTGCTGGCCTCCACGGCCCTGGGCACCCTGTGGGCGGTGCCCGCGGGGCTGGCCATCGGCCTCAGCCCGCGGTTGAGCCGCATCCTCCAGCCCGTGGTCCAGGTGGCGGCGTCCTTCCCGGCGCCCATGCTGTTCCCCGTGGTGATCGCCTTCCTCGCCCACCTCCACGTGGGCATGGGGTACGGCTGCATCCTCCTGATGCTGCTGGGCACCCAGTGGTACATCCTCTTCAACGTCATCGCCGGCGCCATGGCCATCCCGGGCGACCTCAAGGAGGCCGCGGTCTGCTTCCGGCTCTCGCCCTGGCAGCGCTTCAAGGCCCTCTACCTCCCCGCGACCTTCCCCTACCTGGTCACGGGCTGGGTCACCGCCGCCGGGGGCGCCTGGAACGCCAGCATCGTCGCCGAGTACTACGACTTCCACGGCCAGACCCTCAAGACCTTCGGGCTCGGGGCCACGGTGAGCCAGGCGTTCTACGAGCGCAACCTCACCCTCCTCGCCGCCGGCGTGCTCCTCATGAGCGCCATCGTCGTCCTGTTCAACCGCATCGTGTGGAAGCCCTGCTACAAGCTGGCCCACACGCGCTATTCCCTGACGAAGTGAGGTCAGCGCCATGGCCCAGGTCCAGCCCATCCTCGAACTCCGCGGCGTCCAGAAGTCCTTCGACCGAGGCACCGGCGTGCCCCTGCGCGTCCTGGAGGACATCAACCTCGACATCCGCCCCAACGAGGTGATCTGCCTCATCGGCCCCTCGGGCTGCGGCAAGTCCACCATCATGCGCATCTTCGCCGGCCTCATCGAGCCCACCACGGGCCAGGTCCGGTACCGGGGCCGCCGCCAGGCCGGCCTCAACCCCAACGTCTCCATCGTCTTCCAGGGCTTCGCCCTCTACCCCTGGATGACCGTCGAGGCCAACGTGGAGAACGTCCTCGTCGCCAAGGGCCTCCCGCCCGCGGAGGTCAAGGAGCGCACGAACCGGGCCATCCGCATGGTCGGCCTCGAGGGCTTCGAGGAGGCCTACCCCCGCGAGCTCTCCGGCGGCATGAAGCAGCGCGTGGGCATGGCCCGCGCCCTGTCGGTGGATCCGGAGATCCTCTTCATGGACGAGCCCTTCAGCCAGGTGGACGCCCTCACCGCCGAGGGCCTCCGGGCCGAGATCCTGGACATCTGGGACGACCGGGAGCGCAACCCCTCCTCCATCCTCATGGTGAGCCACGACATCAAGGAAGTGGCCTACATGGCGGACCGGGTCGTCGTGCTCTCCGCCAACCCGGGCCGCATCCGCACCATCGTCGACAACCCCCTGTCCCGCCCCCGCGACACCCGCAGCCCCGAGTTCCTGCGGCTGGTGGACCAGCTCCACGACATCATCACCAGCGCCGAGCTCCCCGACATCCAGGTCAGCACCGTGGAGCCCTCCATGGAGTCCGACATCGTCGAGCCGCTCCCCGGCGCGCAGAACGCCGACATGCTCGGCCTCCTGGAGCTCCTGGAGACCCTGGGCGGCTCCTGCGACCTCTTCCAGGTGGTCTCCCACACCCACGTGCCCTTCGAGAAGGTGCTCACCACGGTGAAGGGCCTGGAGATGCTGGAGCTGGTGGACACCCCCAAGCGCAGCGTCGAGCTGACCGCCCTGGGCCGCCGCTTCGTGCAGGGCGGCATGGACGAGCGCAAGCTGATCTGGCGCGACCAGCTCATGGAGCTCAAGCTCTTCCGGGTCGTCCAGGAGATGCTGGAGCTGCGCGAGGGCGTCCTCGCCCGCGAGGAGCTGATCCAGGAGATCGCCAGCCGCCTCCCCATGGAGGACCCGGAGGTGACCTTCGAGACCATCGTGGCCTGGGGCCGGTTCGGCGAGCTCTTCGCCTACCGCAAGGAGCGCGGCGTCCTCACCTTCGAGTAGCCCCGCGGTTCAGCCCAGGAGCTCGCCGACCTGCTCCGCGAGGCCGGCGGCCTCCACGGGCTTGTACAGGATCCCCGCCACGCCCATCTGGGTCAGCCGGGTGGCCACCTCCTCGTCGTGGTGGGCCGTGATGACGAGGATGCGCATGCCCGCCAGGGCCGCCTCCTCCCGGCAGACCCGCGCCAGGCTCATGCCCGGGCAGTTGGGCATGAGGAAGTCCATCACCAGGAGGTCCGGACCGACCTCCTTGAGCATCCGGACGACCTCGAAGATGCTCGCCGGGTCGATCTCCTCCACCTCGTGCCCGAGCCGGCGCAGGACGGTGGCCGTGAAGGTCCGGGCCAGGCGGCTGTCGTCCACGATCGCGATCTTGGCCATGTCGTCCCCGGATGGGGCCCGGGCGCGGCGCCGGGCCATGGATCGGCACCACTGTAGCGCACCCGGCCCGCGCCAGGACGTATAATCGCCCGGAAAGGCGGGAATCCATGGCCAGACTCTTCGAGCCCCTCCAGCTCCGGGAGGTCGTCCTCCCCAACCGCATCGCCGTCTCCCCCATGTGCCAGTACTCGGCCGTGGCGGGCCTCCCCAACGACTGGCACCTGGTCCACCTGGGCGGCCTGGCCCAGGGGGGGGCGGGGCTCGTGATCACCGAGGCGGCCGCCGTGGCCCCGGAAGGGCGCATCAGCGGGGCGGACCTGGGCCTCTGGAACGGCGCCCAGGCCGAGGCCCTGGCCCGCATCAACGCCTTCGTGGCGTCCCAGGGCGCCGTGCCCGGCGTCCAGCTGGCCCACGCGGGCCGGAAGGCCGGCTCCGGGGCGCCCTGGCTGGGCGGCGGGGTCCCGCCCGCCTCCTGGACGGGCGTGGCTCCCAGCCCGCTCCCCTTCGACACGGACTGGCCCGTGCCCCGGGCCCTGGACGCGGAGGGCCTCCGCGGCGTCGCCGCGGCCTTCCGGGACGCCGCGGGCCGGGCCCTGGACGCGGGCTTCCGGGTCGTGGAAGTGCACGCCGCCCACGGCTACCTGCTGCACCAGTTCCTGTCGCCCCTCACCAACCGGCGCGAGGACGCCTACGGTGGGAGCCTGGAGGGGCGGAGCCGCCTCCTGCGGGAGGTGGTGGCCGCCGTCCGGACCGTGTGGCCCGAGCGGCTGCCCCTCTTCGTGCGGCTCTCCTGCACGGATTGGGTGGAGGGCGGCTGGGACCCGGAGGCCAGCGTGGAGCTGGCCCGCTGGCTGAAACCCCTGGGCGTGGACCTGGTGGACTGCTCCTCGGGGGGCCTCGTCCCCCGCGCGGCGATCCCCGCGGGCCCCGGCTACCAGGTTCCCTTCGCCGCCCGCATCCGGCGCGAGGCCGGCCTGCCCACGGGCGCCGTCGGCCTCATCACCGGCGCCGCCCAGGCCGAGGCCATCCTGGAGGCCGGCGAGGCCGACCTCGTCCTCCTGGGCCGGGAGCTCCTCCGCAACCCCCGCTGGCCCCTGGCCGCGGCCCGGGAGCTGGGGGCAGTCGTGCCCTGGCCCGCCCAGTACGCCCGCGGCAGCCGCGAACCGGTCCCCCTCCGCGGCTAGGCGGGCAACTGCCCGGAGGCCTCGGCCCGGCGCCGGGTGTCGGCGTCGACCAGGGCGCGGATCTCCGCGAAGAGGGGGTCCGCGGCCGTGTAGCGCCGGCCGTAGTCCAGGTTGAAGGCGTAGTCGAAGTCCTCGGGGTTGTCCCCCTGGTTGTGCTGGATGATCGTCTCCAGCTTGTCCAGGGCCTTCACGGCCTTGGCCTCGGGGGTCAGGCCGGCCTCGTACTCCTCCCACAGGGCCAGGAGCTCGGTCCGCACCCCCTCGGGCAGGGTCGCGGTCAGGACCTCCAGGTCCGCCCGCTCCTGGTCGGACTTGCCGGCCGCCAGATGCAGCGCCACCGCGGGGACATCCCCGTGGATGGCCTCGCCCAGGTCGTGCACGACGCAGAGCTTGAGGACGCGCTCCAGGTTCACGGGCTCCAGCCGGTCGGCGAAGACGAGGGCCATGAGGCAGAGCCGCCAGGTGTGTTCCGCCGTGCTCTCCCGCCGTCCCTGGGAGGTGTGCGCCGAGCGCAGGACGTTCTTGAGGCGCTCGGCCTCCTGGATGAAGGCGAGGCGTCCGTTCAAATCACTCATGGTCGTTCCACGGCGGGGAGGTCCCGGGCTCCAGTCTATCAGCAGGGCCCCCCGGCGAGGCCCCACACCCGGCCGAGCGCCGGCGCCGCCCCGGCCTCCGGCCGCGCCAGCACATCGATGCGCCAGGGCGCCTCCAGGCGCTCGCTGATCCAGGGGAAGGGCTCCTCCGGCCGGCCCAAAGGCCGGTGGACGGCCACCCGGGCCAGCCCCGCCCCCGCGTACAGGGCCTGGTACTGGGCCTCCGGGCAGAACACATCGGGAACGGGCCGGGCGTCGGGCACGTCCTTCATGACGGTGTAGACCAGGTCCCCCGGCCGCGCCGCGCGGTTCCCGGGGAAGCCCGCGGTGGAGAAGGAGGCCCACTCCAGGCGGTAGAGGGCCTCCGAGCTGACCAGGTTGAGGAGGCGGCCCCCCGGCGCCAGGAGCCCCGCCAGCTGGCGGAACAGGGCGGGCTTGGCCTCCGGGCGGACATTGTCGAAGGTGAAGGCGCAGAGGATCCGCGCGTAGCGCCCGGGGGCGAGCAGGGACAGGTCCCCGTCCGGGACCCGGAGGTACGTGCCCTCCCCGTCCCGGAGCCGGGCCTGGGCCAGCATGGCTTCCGAGCAGTCGGCGCCCTCGGCCTGGAAGCCCAGGGCGCGCAGGAAGCGGGTGGAGCGCCCCGCCCCGCACCCGAAGTCCAGGGCCCGGCCCCGGCCGGGCCCCAGAAGGGCGGGCAGGTCCCGGAAGGCCAGGTGGTAGGTGCCCGGGAACTGCAGCTGGGCGTACGCTTCGGCGCGGACGGCGTCCGCGTAGGTGTTGGCGAAGGACATGGCGGCTCCCGGCGCGGCGAGGCCGCGCCCATGGACAGGTGGCGAGACGGGGGGTCAGGTTCCGCGGAGGGCCCGCAGGCCCACGGCCAGGCGTTCGATGCCCCGGGCGATTTCCGCCTCGTCCAGGGTGGAAATGGAAAGGCGCACCCAGCGGGGACCTTCAGCCGGGCAGGGGAAGAAGCTGCGTCCGTCCCGCACGGCCACCCCGTGGCGGGCGAGGGCGGCCTCCAGGTCCAGGGCCGGGTCGAACCCGGTCAGGCGCAGCCAGAGCAGGTAGCCCCCCGCGGGCGCCTCCCAGGCGGCCCAGGCGGGGTCCAGGTGGCGGCGGAGGGCCGCGAGGGCCGCGTCCATGCGCCGCCGGAAGCACCGGTGGAGGCGGGCCAGGTGCTGGTCGAACCGGCCCAGGCGGATGAAGTCCTCGAGGCCCTCCTGGAGCAGGGGGGGCGGCCCCAGCTCCCCGGCGGCGCGCAGGGCGGTGAGGCCGGCCACGCAGGGCTCCGGAGCCGCGATCCAGCCCAGGCGCAGGCCCGGGAAAAGGATCTTGGAGAAGGTGCCCGCGTAGATCACCAGGCCGGACCGGTCCAGGGCCTTGAGGGGCTGGATGGCCCGGCCGAAGTACTTCATCTCCTCCGTGAAGCCGTCCTCCAGGATGGGCAGGCCCGCCGCCCCGCAGAGCGCCAGCAGGCGCTCCCGCTGGGCCGGGTCCAGGCTCCGGCCGGTCGGGTTGCGGAAACTGGGCATCACGTAGGCCAGGGCGGGCCGCTCCCGGCGCACCAGGGCCTCCAGGGCCGCGAAGTCCGGCCCCCCGGGGCCTTCCGGCACGGCCAGGGCCCGCAGCCCCAGGAGGCCCAGGAGCCGGAGGAACTGGTTGTAGGTGGGGGTCTCCACCAGGACGGCGTCGCCGGGCCGGGCGACGCCGCGCAGGACCAGCTCCAGGGCCTGCTGCGAGCCGTGGGTGACGAGGATCTCCTCCGGGGCCGCCGCCACCCCGTGCTGGGCCATGCGGGCCGCCAGCAAGGCCCGGAAGCCCGGCTGTCCCTGGGGGTCCCCGTAGGCCAGCACCTCGGGCCCCCGGCGCCGGAGCACGGAGCGGAGCGAACGTTCGAAGGCCGCCACCGGCATGAGGCGCGGGTCCATGGTGAAGTCCGCGAAGGAGATCGCTCCCTCCGGCCGGACGGGGCGCCGCGGCAGGCGCCCGAGGTCGGCCAGGCGCGCCTCCCAGGGGAAGCCCGGCGCCCCCGCCGGGGGGGCGGGTATCAGGCCGCCGCGGGGACGAACCCGGGGCTGGGCGCCGGGCCGGAGGTCCAGGCAGCCCTGGGCCCACAGGTCCTGGTAGGCCGCCGCCACCGTGCTCCGGTGCAGGCCCAGCTGTTCGGCCAGGAGCCGGGTGGAAGGCAGGGCCTCCCCCGGCTTGAGCGCGCCCCGGGCGATCAGGGCCTGGACCTGGGTGACGACCTGCTTCCCCTTGGGTCCCCCGTCCTCCTTGATGGCCAGCAGCATGGCAGCCTCCGGACCCCACTGTAGACCCGTCTGGCTGGTCGAATCCGGCCAGTGGGCCGCCTTTCGGAGCCTGCCAGTGGGGGCGGCTCCCGTCCAACCGAGGGAGCGAACGCTTGCGGGACCGGCCCCCTTCGCCCACACTGGCTGCGCCTCCGGAGTCCGCCGTGGTCCTTGAAAGCCAGCGCGCGCCCATGACCCTCCTCCAACTCGCCGCCCTCGCCGTCGGCGCCCTGCTCCTGGTCCTGGGCCGGCCCCAGGGGACCTGGCCCCCCACCCCGGGCACGGCCGGGTTCCTCCTCGGGGCCCTGGTCTTCGGGCTGGGCGCCGTCGCCCTGCTCCTGGGCGAGGCACGGCGGGTGGAGGTGGGTCCCGCGGGCGTCCGGCTGGTGGTGACCTGGCGGGGGGGCCGGGTCCGCCGGGTGGACATCCCGGTCGCCGACATCCGGGATCTGGCCCTGAGCGGCCTGGGCGACGCCACCGATGGCACCCGGGCCTACGACCTGGTGGTCCTGTGCCGGGACGGCCGGGAGGTCCACCTCTTCGGGGGCTGCGCCTTCGAGGGCCGCCTGGACCGGGACCGCCTCGAGGGCCTCCGCCAGGAGGCCCGGCAGATCCTCGGCCTGGGCGCCTGACAGAAAAGAGGGGTTGCCGCCCGGCGGGCAGGCATGGCTACAATGGCCTCCCCCAGGAGGCCCCATGATCGCTCCCGCCATGCAGACCGCCATCAACGCCCAGATCAACTGCGAACAGGCCTCGGCCCAGCTCTACCTCGCCATGGCCGGCCACTGCGCCTCCCTCAGCTTCAAGGGCTTCGCCCACTGGCTCAAGGTCCAGGCTGGCGAGGAAACGGCCCATGCCGACCGCCTCATCCAGTTCCTCCTCGACCGGGGGGGCCGCCTCGAACTCCAGACCGTCCCCGCCCCGCCCCAGACCTTCGGCGGCATCATCGAGGTCTTCGAGCAGGTGCTGCAGCATGAGAAGGGCATCACGGCCCGGATCAACGACCTCTTCGCCGCTGCCCGGGACGCCCGGGACTTCGCCACCGAGATCGCCCTGCAGTGGTACGTCACCGAGCAGGTCGAGGAGGAGGCCAAGGTCTCCGAGATCGTGGACCACCTCCGCGCCGTCGGCGACAAGGGCGGCGCCATCTGGTACCTCGATTCGAAGATGGGCAAGCGCCAGGCCTAGAAACCGTCCTCCAGGGCCTCGTCGCCCAGGTCGGGGTCCACGGCTTCCCAGCGGGCCCGGGCCTGGAAGGCCGGGTCCTCCAGGCGAGCCAGGAAGGCCACCATGCGGGCGCCCCAGGCCGACCGGGCCGCCTCCCCCGCGGGCGCATGGGGCAGCAGGTCGGCGGGGGCCTCTTCCAGGCAGAGCTGGACGAGGATGAGGGTCTGGCGGTAGCCCGCCCCCACGGGGAGCAGGTTGGCGGAGAGGGTCTCCAGGCTCTCCGCCAGGTCCCCCTCGCTCTGCGCCGCCAGGCCGTCCAGGACCTCCGACGCCTGGTGGCAGGCGCGCACGAGCTTCGCGTGGAGGCGCTCCAGGTCCTCCCGGCCCGCGCCGGTGGCCAGGGCGTGGGCCGCGTCCTCCAGGTGGGGGTGGAGTTTCTTGAAGAGGAGCTGAAGGGCCTGGGAGGCGGGATTGAGGACGTCCATGGCAGGAATTATCCCTGAAAAACCGTTCAATGACCGCGAATGGGAATTGATATACGATACGGCGCCAGTTCCCCCAACCCCACCCTGATCCGACCGCCAGGAGGCGACGCCATGGCCCCAGTCCCCGAGAGCGAATCCCAGTTCTCCAGCGAGGTGTACCCCCCCTCGGAGGCCATGCGGGCCCGGGCCCACCTGCCGTCCATGGAGGCCTACCGGGCGCTCTACGACCGCAGCGTGCGGGAACCCGAGGCCTTCTGGGAGGAGCAGGCCCTCACGCAGCTCGACTGGTTCCACCCCTTCAGCAAGGTCCGGGAGTACGACTTCGAGTGGGGCCAGGTGCAGTGGTTCCTCAATGGGCGCCTCAACGCCTGCCACAACTGCGTGGACCGCCACGCCTCGCAGCGGGGCACCCAGACCGCCCTCATCTGGGAGTCCGACACCCCCGGCGAGGGCCGGAGCGTGGACTACCGCGAGCTCCAGCGCGAGGTCTGCCGGCTGGCCAACGTGCTCCGGCACCACGGCATCCGGAAGGGGGACCGCGTCGCCATCTACATGCCCATGATCCTCGAGGCCGTCTACGCCATGCTGGCCTGCGCGCGGATCGGCGCCGTGCACAACGTGGTGTTCGCGGGGTTCTCGGCGGAGAGCCTGCGGGACCGCATCAACGACGCGCGCTGCAAGGCGGTGATCACCGCCGACGAGGGCATCCGCGGCGGGAAGATCATTCCCCTCAAGCGCACCGTGGACGAGGCCGTCATGGCCTGCCCCACCGTCAAGTTCGTCTTCGTGGCCCAGCGCACCGGCAACAAGATCCCCTTCTACCCCCAGCGGGACGTGTGGCTCCGCCCGGCCATGGACGCGGAGCGGCCCTTCTGCCCCATCGAGCACGTGGACGCCGAGGACACCCTCTTCCTGCTCTACACCTCCGGCAGCACGGGCAAGCCCAAGGGCGTCGCCCACACGACGGCGGGCTACCTCCTGCACGCGGCCCTTTCCCACCGCTACGTCTTCGACTACCAGCCCGGCGACGTCTACGCCTGCGTGGCGGACATCGGCTGGATCACGGGCCACTCCTACGTCGTGTACGGCCCCCTCTGCAACGGCGCCACGACGGTCCTCTTCGAGAGCGTGCCCACCTTCCCGGACGCGGGCCGCTACTGGGAGATGGTCGAGCGCCTGGGCATCACCCAGTTCTACACGTCCCCCACCGCCATCCGCGCCGTGGCCCGCGAGGGCGACGAATTCGTCAAGCGGCACGACCGCTCCTCCCTGCGCATCCTGGGCAGCGTCGGCGAGCCCATCAATCCCGAGGCGTGGAAGTGGTACCACACCCAGGTCGGAGAGGGGCGCTGCCCCGTCGTCGACACGTGGTGGCAGACGGAGACCGGCGGCATCATGATCAGCCCCATGCCGGGCGCCACGCCCCTGAAGCCCGGTTCGGCGACCTTCCCCTTCTTCGGGGTCGAGCCCGTCGTCCTGGACGAGCAGGGCCGGGAGATCGAGGGCAACGGCGTCACGGGGCTCCTGGCCATCCGGAACCCCTGGCCCGGCATGGCCCGCACGATCCAGAACGACCACCAGCGCTTCGTCGAGACCTACCTGAGGCCCTTCATGGGCTACTACATCACCGGGGACGGCTGCCGCCGGGACGAGGACGGCTACTACTGGATCACCGGGCGCGTCGACGATGTCATCAACGTCTCCGGCCACCGCATGGGCACCGCCGAGGTCGAGAGCGCCCTCGTCACCCACCCGGGCTGCGCCGAGGCCGCCGTCGTCGGCTTCCCCCACGACATCAAGGGCCAGGGCATCTTCGCCTACGTCATCCTCAACGCGGGATGGGAGGAGGGGCAGGAGCTCATCGGCGAGCTCAAGAACGAGGTCCGCCACCACATCGGCCCCTTCGCCACGCCCGACCTCATCCTCATCGCGCCTGGCCTCCCCAAGACGAGGAGCGGTAAGATCATGCGACGCATCCTGCGCAAGATCGCCTCCGAGGACTACGGGGAGCTGGGGGACATCACCACCCTGGCCGACCCGACGGTCGTCGAGGCCCTCATCGAGAAGAGGAAATCGATCAGATGAGCTTCGTCCTCGCCCTGGACCAGGGCACCACCAGCAGCCGCGCCCTCCTCTTCGACGGGGAGGGCGCTGTCCGTTCTGTCGCCCAGAAGGAGTTCGCGCAGCACTTTCCCCGGCCCGGCTGGGTGGAGCACGACGCGCGCGAGATCTGGGAGACCCAGCTCGCCACGGCCCGGGAGGCCCTGGCCGCAGCCGGCGCCCGGCCCCGGGACGTGGCCGCGGTGGGCATCACCAACCAGCGGGAGACCACGGTCCTCTGGGACCGCGCCACGGGCGAGCCCCTCGCCCCGGCCATCGTGTGGCAGGACCGGCGCACCGCGGGCCTCTGCGAGGAGCTGCGGACCCGCGGCCTGGGCCCCCTCTTCCAGGAGCGCACGGGCCTCGTCCTCGACGCCTACTTCTCCGGCACCAAGCTGAAGTGGCTGCTGGACGAGATCCCCGGCGCCCGGGCCCGGGCGGAGCGGGGCGAGCTGGCCTTCGGGACCATCGACGCGTGGCTGGCCTGGAACCTCACCGGCCGCCACGTCACGGATCCCAGCAACGCCTCGCGCACCCTCCTCTTCGACATCCACCGCAACCGGTGGGACGAGGAGCTGCTGGGCATCCTGGACATCCCCGCCGCGGTGCTGCCCGCCGTCGCCGACTCCAGCGGCCCCCTGGGCACCATCCGGCCCGAGCTCTTCGGCGGGCCCCTGACCCTGGCCGGCATGGCCGGGGACCAGCAGGCCGCGACCTTCGGCCAGGCCTGCCTGGAACCCGGCATGGCCAAGAACACCTACGGCACGGGCTGCTTCATGCTCATGAACACCGGGGACCGGCCGGTGCTGAGCCGGAACCGCCTCCTCAGCACCACCCTCTGGAAAGTGGGCGACCGCCTGGACTACGCCCTGGAGGGAAGCGTCTTCATGGCGGGGGCCGCCGTGCAGTGGCTGCGGGACGGCCTCGGCATCATCGCCACCTCCGCCGAGGTGGAGCCCCTGGCCCGCTCCGTCCCGGACAGCGGCGGCGTGTTCCACGTCCCCGCCTTCACCGGCCTGGGCGCGCCCTGGTGGGACCCCGCCGCGCGGGGGGCCTTCTTCGGGCTCACCCGGGGCAGCCACAAGGGGCACCTGGCCCGCGCGGTGCTGGAGAGCATCGCCTACCAGACCGCGGACCTGCTCACCGCCATGGAGGCGGATTCGGGCATCCGGCTGCGGGAGCTGCGGGTGGACGGGGGCGCCTCCCGGAACGACCTCCTCATGCAGTTCCAGGCCGATGTCCTCGGCGTCACCGTGGTGCGGCCCCGGGTCACCGAGACGACGGCCCTGGGCGCGGCCTACCTGGCCGGCCTCGCCGTGGGCTTCTGGGACACCCCCGAGCAGCTCGCCCGCAACTGGCGCCCCGAGGCCCGCTTCGAGCCGACCCTGGACGCCACCGAGCGCTCCGCCCGCCTGGACCGCTGGCACCGGGCCGTGGCGCGCGCCAAGGACTGGGCGGACTGACGGGCCCCTTGACCCCGCTGTACGGATTGTTACAATCCATGGATGATCCGTATAGCCTGGAGGCCCGCCGATGGGGATCGTGAACCTCGATGACGACCTGCACGACCAGGTGCGGAAGGCCAGCGCCGTCGCCTGCCGCTCCATCAATGCGCAGGCCGGGTACTGGATCCGCATCGGCATGCTGTGCGAAATGAACCCGACCCTGCCCTACCAGGAGCTCCTGGCGCGCGCCTTCCGGGCCGCGGGGGTCGAGGCGCCCGCGGCCGGCGCGCCCCTGTGATCAAGGGGCCGGAGGCGCTCCGGAAGCTGGCCGAGTCGGGCCGGCTGCTGGCATCCGTCTTCAGGCACCTGGACACCTACGACCTAGCCGGCCTGTCGACCCTGCGCGTCAACGATATCGTTGAAGCCTTCATCGTGAACGACCTCCACGCCCGTCCCGCCAGCAAGGGCCAGTACGGCTACGCCTACGCGCTGAACGCCTCCCGCAACGAGGTGGTCTGCCACGGGGTGCCCTCCGCGTCGGACGTGCTCCGGAGCGGGGATATCGTGAATTTCGACATCACCCTGGAAAAGGACGGGTTCATCGCGGATTCCAGCAAGACCTACCTGATCGGCGAGGTCGCGCCCTCCGCCCGGCGGCTGGTCCGGGTCGCTTATGAATCCCTTTGGAAAGGCATCCAGGCCGTTCGCCCTGGCGCGCGCCTCGGCGACATCGGCCATGCCATCGCCCGCCATGCCCGGGAGCACGGGTGCTCCGTGGTGGAGGACTATTGCGGGCACGGGATCGGCCAGAAGATGCACGAACCCCCCGAGGTCCTGCACTGGGGCCGGCCCGGGACCGGGCTCCCGCTGAGGGAGGGCATGGTGTTCACGATCGAGCCCATGATCAACCAGGGCCATCGTTCGGTCCGGACCCAGGCGGATGGCTGGACCGTGGTGACCTGCGACGGCGCCTGGTCGGCCCAGTTCGAGCACACGATCGCCGTGACCCGGCAGGGGGCCCGGGTCCTGACGCTCCGCCCCGGCGAGGCCTGGGACCGCTGAACCCGGCCCGCGCCCCTCCGGGAATCGGTCGGGCCCCCTTGCCATGAATGAATTAATTATTACATTGGGTGGAACACCATGGCCGCCCTCCTCCACCCTCCCCTCCCCTCGTCCCGCATTCCCACCTGGGAACGCCGGCGGACTCCGGACCGCCGGCGATGGAACGGCAACCGCAAGGGCGATCCCCAGGTGCCCCGGCTGGAATGGAGCCTGGAGATCCGGCCCCAGCGCCTCGCCCTCATCGTCGGCGGGGCGGCCCTCGCCTGGGTCCTGCTGCTCTTCCTGGCCTTCCGGTAGGGGTCCCAGGGCGGGCTTGCCAATTAGATGTTTGAACATATAATTGGGGGTGCGAGGTGCATCATGACCCGGCTCCCGGTGCTGTTCGTCTCCCACGGTTCGCCCATGCTGGCCCTGGAGGGGCCGGCCCATCCGTACGTCCGGGATCTGGCCGCCTTCGCCCGGACCCTCCCGGACCGGCCCCGGGCGGTGCTGGTCCTCTCCGCCCACTGGCAGACCAGCGACCTGCGGGTCACCGCCGCGCCGCGGCCGGGGACGCTCCATGATTTCTATGGCTTCCCGCCCGAACTCCACGCGATCGACTACCCGGCCCCCGGCGATCCGGGCCTGGCCCGGGAGGTGGCGGCCCTCACCGGGGCCGCCCTGGACGCGGACCGGCCCCTGGACCACGGGGCCTGGGCCGTGCTCCGCCACCTGTTCCCCGCCGCCGACGTGCCCGTCGTCCAGCTCAGCCTGCCCCGCCGGGACCCGGCCGGCCTGGTGGCCCTGGGCGCGGCCCTGCGCCCCCTGCGGGACGCGGGGA
Encoded here:
- a CDS encoding ABC transporter ATP-binding protein, translating into MAQVQPILELRGVQKSFDRGTGVPLRVLEDINLDIRPNEVICLIGPSGCGKSTIMRIFAGLIEPTTGQVRYRGRRQAGLNPNVSIVFQGFALYPWMTVEANVENVLVAKGLPPAEVKERTNRAIRMVGLEGFEEAYPRELSGGMKQRVGMARALSVDPEILFMDEPFSQVDALTAEGLRAEILDIWDDRERNPSSILMVSHDIKEVAYMADRVVVLSANPGRIRTIVDNPLSRPRDTRSPEFLRLVDQLHDIITSAELPDIQVSTVEPSMESDIVEPLPGAQNADMLGLLELLETLGGSCDLFQVVSHTHVPFEKVLTTVKGLEMLELVDTPKRSVELTALGRRFVQGGMDERKLIWRDQLMELKLFRVVQEMLELREGVLAREELIQEIASRLPMEDPEVTFETIVAWGRFGELFAYRKERGVLTFE
- a CDS encoding response regulator translates to MAKIAIVDDSRLARTFTATVLRRLGHEVEEIDPASIFEVVRMLKEVGPDLLVMDFLMPNCPGMSLARVCREEAALAGMRILVITAHHDEEVATRLTQMGVAGILYKPVEAAGLAEQVGELLG
- a CDS encoding NADH:flavin oxidoreductase/NADH oxidase, which gives rise to MARLFEPLQLREVVLPNRIAVSPMCQYSAVAGLPNDWHLVHLGGLAQGGAGLVITEAAAVAPEGRISGADLGLWNGAQAEALARINAFVASQGAVPGVQLAHAGRKAGSGAPWLGGGVPPASWTGVAPSPLPFDTDWPVPRALDAEGLRGVAAAFRDAAGRALDAGFRVVEVHAAHGYLLHQFLSPLTNRREDAYGGSLEGRSRLLREVVAAVRTVWPERLPLFVRLSCTDWVEGGWDPEASVELARWLKPLGVDLVDCSSGGLVPRAAIPAGPGYQVPFAARIRREAGLPTGAVGLITGAAQAEAILEAGEADLVLLGRELLRNPRWPLAAARELGAVVPWPAQYARGSREPVPLRG
- a CDS encoding HD domain-containing protein: MSDLNGRLAFIQEAERLKNVLRSAHTSQGRRESTAEHTWRLCLMALVFADRLEPVNLERVLKLCVVHDLGEAIHGDVPAVALHLAAGKSDQERADLEVLTATLPEGVRTELLALWEEYEAGLTPEAKAVKALDKLETIIQHNQGDNPEDFDYAFNLDYGRRYTAADPLFAEIRALVDADTRRRAEASGQLPA
- a CDS encoding class I SAM-dependent DNA methyltransferase — translated: MSFANTYADAVRAEAYAQLQFPGTYHLAFRDLPALLGPGRGRALDFGCGAGRSTRFLRALGFQAEGADCSEAMLAQARLRDGEGTYLRVPDGDLSLLAPGRYARILCAFTFDNVRPEAKPALFRQLAGLLAPGGRLLNLVSSEALYRLEWASFSTAGFPGNRAARPGDLVYTVMKDVPDARPVPDVFCPEAQYQALYAGAGLARVAVHRPLGRPEEPFPWISERLEAPWRIDVLARPEAGAAPALGRVWGLAGGPC
- a CDS encoding aminotransferase-like domain-containing protein: MLLAIKEDGGPKGKQVVTQVQALIARGALKPGEALPSTRLLAEQLGLHRSTVAAAYQDLWAQGCLDLRPGAQPRVRPRGGLIPAPPAGAPGFPWEARLADLGRLPRRPVRPEGAISFADFTMDPRLMPVAAFERSLRSVLRRRGPEVLAYGDPQGQPGFRALLAARMAQHGVAAAPEEILVTHGSQQALELVLRGVARPGDAVLVETPTYNQFLRLLGLLGLRALAVPEGPGGPDFAALEALVRRERPALAYVMPSFRNPTGRSLDPAQRERLLALCGAAGLPILEDGFTEEMKYFGRAIQPLKALDRSGLVIYAGTFSKILFPGLRLGWIAAPEPCVAGLTALRAAGELGPPPLLQEGLEDFIRLGRFDQHLARLHRCFRRRMDAALAALRRHLDPAWAAWEAPAGGYLLWLRLTGFDPALDLEAALARHGVAVRDGRSFFPCPAEGPRWVRLSISTLDEAEIARGIERLAVGLRALRGT
- a CDS encoding ferritin, giving the protein MIAPAMQTAINAQINCEQASAQLYLAMAGHCASLSFKGFAHWLKVQAGEETAHADRLIQFLLDRGGRLELQTVPAPPQTFGGIIEVFEQVLQHEKGITARINDLFAAARDARDFATEIALQWYVTEQVEEEAKVSEIVDHLRAVGDKGGAIWYLDSKMGKRQA